A single window of Bacteroidota bacterium DNA harbors:
- the uvrA gene encoding excinuclease ABC subunit UvrA, translating into MAEAEENIEVIGARAHNLKNISINIPRNQLVVITGLSGSGKSSLAFDTIYAEGQRRYIESFSSYARQFLGNLERPDVDKISGLSPVISIEQKTVNKNPRSTVGTITEIYDFLRLLFARASDAYSYVSGEKMVRYSDEQIVDLISDQYKNKKINLLAPVVKGRKGHYRELFEEIRKKGFTKVRVDGEIKDIVAKMQVDRYKIHDIEIVIDRIEVNANSKTRLNQSLQTAMKHGKGTMMVMEHSEETTKTKKKTQEFGFGKVRFFSRFLMCPTSGISYDEPAPNLFSFNSPYGACSKCNGLGEIAEIDINKIVPNQKLSIKKGAIVPLGEAKGSWIFKQLEALGETHDFDLDTPFGELTDDAVNVILFGTDELIKVKTDNNSAYNVAFEGIANFIVKHAEENPSPAAQRWAQGFTNKIHCPQCHGTRLKKEALYFKIDGKNIAELSEMDINVLNDWFKNIEKRLSKHQNVIAKEVLKEIRARIGFLLEVGLDYVTLNRSSRSLSGGEAQRIRLATQIGSQLVGVLYILDEPSIGLHQRDNARLIEALKNLRDVGNSVLVVEHDKDMIVESDYVIDIGPGAGVHGGKVVAASTPKQMLKFDTITSQYITGKKQIAVPKQRRAGNGKKISIKGCSGHNLKNVSVDLPLGKFICVTGVSGSGKSSLINETLYPVLSAHFYNSEKKPLAYKSITGIDNIDKVIDIDQSPIGRTPRSNPATYTNVFSDIRNLFSELPEAKIRGYKPGRFSFNVKGGRCETCGGAGVKTIEMNFLPDVYVNCDECNGKRYNRETLEVRFKGKSISDVLNMTIDQACEFFENIPSIYRQIKTLQDVGLGYITLGQQATTLSGGEAQRVKLATELSKRDTGNTFYILDEPTTGLHFEDIRILLDVLNRLVDNGNTVLVIEHNMDIIKMADHIIDMGPEGGKGGGQVLFEGTPEQLIKTKIGHTAAFLKKEM; encoded by the coding sequence TTGGCGGAGGCCGAAGAAAACATTGAAGTCATAGGCGCACGTGCGCACAACTTAAAAAATATTTCAATTAACATTCCCCGAAACCAATTGGTAGTGATTACCGGTTTGAGTGGAAGTGGAAAATCTTCTTTGGCATTTGATACTATTTATGCTGAAGGTCAACGCCGTTATATTGAAAGTTTTTCTTCTTATGCCCGTCAGTTTTTAGGAAATCTCGAACGCCCCGACGTCGATAAAATCTCAGGTTTAAGTCCGGTTATTTCCATCGAACAAAAAACAGTGAATAAAAATCCACGTTCTACAGTTGGCACCATTACCGAAATTTATGATTTCCTTCGTTTGTTGTTTGCCCGCGCTTCAGATGCCTACTCTTATGTAAGTGGTGAGAAAATGGTGCGTTACAGCGATGAACAAATCGTTGATTTAATTTCCGATCAATACAAAAACAAAAAAATAAATTTATTAGCGCCTGTTGTAAAGGGACGTAAAGGTCACTACCGCGAATTGTTTGAGGAAATCCGTAAAAAGGGTTTTACCAAAGTGAGAGTAGATGGTGAGATAAAAGACATTGTAGCAAAAATGCAAGTCGACCGATACAAAATTCATGATATTGAAATTGTCATTGATCGCATTGAAGTGAATGCAAATTCAAAAACACGATTAAATCAGTCATTGCAAACAGCCATGAAACATGGTAAGGGAACTATGATGGTGATGGAGCATTCTGAAGAAACAACAAAAACAAAAAAGAAAACACAGGAGTTTGGATTTGGCAAAGTGAGATTCTTCAGTCGCTTTTTAATGTGCCCTACCAGCGGAATCAGTTACGATGAACCGGCCCCAAATCTGTTTTCTTTCAACTCGCCATATGGCGCTTGCAGTAAATGTAACGGACTCGGTGAAATTGCGGAGATTGATATTAATAAAATTGTTCCTAATCAAAAACTGTCCATTAAGAAGGGAGCTATTGTTCCGTTAGGTGAAGCCAAGGGAAGTTGGATTTTTAAGCAATTAGAGGCCTTGGGAGAAACTCATGATTTTGATTTGGATACTCCGTTTGGTGAATTAACGGATGATGCTGTTAATGTCATTTTATTCGGCACCGATGAATTAATAAAAGTAAAAACCGATAACAACAGCGCTTATAATGTAGCGTTTGAAGGCATCGCTAATTTTATTGTAAAGCATGCCGAAGAAAATCCGTCTCCTGCCGCGCAACGTTGGGCGCAAGGATTCACTAATAAAATTCATTGTCCGCAATGCCACGGCACACGTCTCAAAAAGGAAGCACTATACTTTAAAATCGATGGGAAGAACATTGCTGAATTATCGGAGATGGATATCAATGTATTGAACGATTGGTTTAAGAACATTGAAAAGCGATTAAGCAAACATCAAAACGTTATTGCAAAAGAAGTTTTAAAAGAAATACGTGCCCGCATCGGTTTTTTATTGGAAGTAGGATTGGATTATGTAACGTTGAATCGTTCTTCCCGTTCCTTAAGCGGGGGTGAAGCGCAGCGTATTCGTTTAGCTACGCAAATCGGTTCGCAATTGGTTGGAGTGTTGTATATTCTCGATGAACCAAGTATCGGATTACATCAGCGCGACAATGCCCGTTTAATTGAAGCCTTAAAAAATTTACGTGATGTGGGAAATAGTGTGTTGGTAGTGGAGCACGATAAAGACATGATTGTGGAAAGTGATTACGTGATTGATATTGGTCCAGGCGCAGGAGTACACGGAGGTAAAGTGGTAGCCGCTTCTACGCCAAAGCAAATGTTGAAGTTTGATACCATTACATCGCAATACATCACCGGTAAAAAACAAATTGCAGTGCCGAAGCAACGCCGTGCGGGGAATGGAAAAAAGATAAGCATTAAGGGCTGTAGCGGTCATAACCTTAAAAATGTTTCTGTTGATTTACCTCTCGGAAAATTTATTTGTGTAACCGGTGTGAGTGGCAGCGGAAAATCAAGTTTAATCAACGAAACATTGTATCCTGTTTTATCAGCACATTTTTATAACAGTGAAAAGAAACCTTTAGCGTATAAATCCATTACAGGTATCGATAACATTGATAAAGTAATTGACATCGATCAATCGCCTATTGGTAGAACACCGCGCTCCAATCCAGCAACGTATACCAACGTGTTCTCCGATATTAGGAATTTATTCTCAGAACTTCCCGAAGCGAAAATTAGAGGATACAAACCCGGACGCTTTTCATTTAACGTGAAGGGTGGAAGATGCGAAACCTGTGGTGGAGCAGGCGTAAAAACCATCGAAATGAATTTTCTGCCGGATGTATATGTGAATTGTGATGAATGCAATGGCAAGCGCTACAATCGCGAGACATTAGAAGTAAGATTTAAAGGTAAATCCATCAGTGATGTATTAAACATGACCATCGATCAGGCTTGTGAATTTTTTGAAAACATTCCAAGCATATACCGACAAATTAAAACATTGCAGGATGTGGGGTTGGGTTATATTACACTCGGACAACAAGCAACAACCTTAAGTGGAGGCGAAGCACAACGCGTAAAACTCGCTACCGAATTAAGCAAACGCGATACCGGAAATACATTCTATATTTTGGATGAACCAACCACCGGATTACATTTTGAAGATATACGTATTTTATTGGATGTATTAAATCGTTTGGTGGATAATGGAAATACAGTTTTAGTTATTGAGCATAATATGGATATAATTAAAATGGCAGATCATATAATTGATATGGGACCGGAAGGCGGTAAAGGTGGTGGACAAGTGCTATTTGAAGGAACACCGGAGCAGCTCATTAAAACTAAAATCGGACATACGGCGGCTTTTCTTAAAAAGGAAATGTAG
- a CDS encoding acyloxyacyl hydrolase: MRKTKLNIFIFFIVASCGVVISQTSFDIGASHIQGININKAGDREFGETNPIGVEFRFNKQRIGEKYWEKHLNYPQTGWSVSWINHRNEFLKHTIALNRYIHCVFLRRKYFNMYLKLAQGVMFATSVYEKGSDKNERYNNAIGQYVNFSEEIGLGITVYPTKKLAINLGATGIHFSNGSLAQPNDGLNLLMFNAGVSYCYGNAVEFLDPEKPEFDKRIKFNINPGVGFKQQNRNDNVKYQLFTFSLYADKMLTRVNALNIGLDVYVNGAEKQVASSYAVYEGKDYRRIGVSVGNELFLGNVGLLTQLGCYVYSLIPSNSNFYQKFGFKYYLNDVFFTTFTAKFYNLEISDEIAWGIGMRL, from the coding sequence ATGAGAAAAACAAAATTGAATATTTTTATTTTTTTCATCGTAGCGTCCTGTGGAGTGGTTATTTCTCAAACTTCATTTGATATTGGCGCATCTCATATTCAAGGAATAAACATCAATAAAGCGGGCGACAGAGAGTTTGGTGAAACAAATCCAATCGGTGTTGAATTCCGATTTAATAAACAAAGAATAGGCGAGAAGTATTGGGAAAAGCATTTAAATTATCCGCAGACAGGTTGGTCCGTTTCGTGGATTAATCATCGGAACGAATTTCTTAAACACACAATAGCCCTCAACCGTTACATTCATTGCGTTTTTTTACGTAGGAAGTATTTTAACATGTATTTGAAACTGGCGCAAGGCGTTATGTTTGCAACGAGTGTTTATGAAAAAGGAAGTGATAAGAATGAGCGTTATAATAATGCCATCGGACAGTATGTGAATTTCTCTGAGGAGATTGGTTTAGGAATTACCGTTTATCCAACTAAAAAATTAGCCATAAATCTTGGAGCAACGGGCATTCATTTTTCTAATGGATCCCTGGCGCAGCCAAATGACGGTTTAAATTTACTTATGTTTAATGCAGGGGTTTCTTATTGTTATGGAAATGCTGTTGAATTTCTGGATCCTGAAAAACCCGAGTTTGATAAAAGAATAAAATTCAACATTAATCCCGGCGTAGGATTTAAACAACAAAACAGAAATGATAATGTAAAATACCAGCTTTTTACTTTTAGTTTGTACGCAGATAAAATGCTTACGCGCGTCAATGCATTAAATATTGGCTTGGATGTTTATGTGAATGGAGCCGAGAAGCAAGTGGCATCGAGTTACGCGGTTTATGAAGGAAAAGATTATAGGCGAATAGGCGTTTCGGTCGGAAATGAATTATTTCTAGGAAATGTAGGCTTGTTAACTCAATTAGGATGTTATGTTTATAGTCTGATTCCCTCTAATTCTAATTTTTACCAAAAGTTTGGATTCAAGTATTACTTAAACGATGTGTTTTTCACCACCTTCACCGCTAAATTTTATAATTTAGAAATTTCCGATGAAATAGCATGGGGAATAGGAATGAGATTGTGA
- a CDS encoding PD40 domain-containing protein, whose product MSGQFNSYVLTEIEINVAEKHIPFYNKAKLSIETRQYNEAVAPLDSLLKIYPNLSSLNFLSGISKTFIESQKKQGLIEIKRAAVRSVELPDYNYWLARAYEKNDSISKATLFYNKFINEKKAVTQEEKELIQNAQKSLDNLKAAGQLKNYSNFASIKNLGYPLNTDASEYVPLVPSDESFMIFTYRGKFSKGGKQDVTAVMGISNAKAEEKIYFEDVFISQKVNDSVWGEPKPIKNINTALHDAAVTLSADGTLLFIYKNTGKGNGDLYLSKLVGTTWSVPVIQIGLNSEKWDGSAAFFPDNNKIVFSSERKGGFGGKDLYMAEKIAENTWGNIVNLGSTINSSADEDAPFITADGKILFFASNGKLSTGGYDILRSDLSEKGWGIPFNIGKPVNTPNDDKFYMVTADSKKGYYSSMMPGGYGEQDIYCITPGIPEKPVRVVQVSGNITYNNKPVGGKLEVKNISKTEVKPLIYYSNSGNGKFLANLAANEEYELKFTYKNLEPQTKVLITKGVDSTKYLTVIADFYSDAVLKQMEKSRDSINAVALAANKKVNFDDFRSKYGNLVLDSTTYFVQIAAYKFIENYDYSTCLRIGMKIRRSSNDLVTRFTVGNYSTFNEAEEKLKVLKGQGIKDAFIIVFHRNKYRYLVDLIKEGVYK is encoded by the coding sequence ATGAGCGGGCAGTTTAACTCTTATGTGCTTACTGAAATCGAGATTAACGTAGCCGAAAAGCACATACCGTTTTATAACAAAGCAAAATTATCCATTGAAACCAGACAATACAATGAAGCTGTTGCGCCTCTCGATTCTTTACTTAAAATCTACCCCAACTTAAGTAGTCTTAATTTTTTAAGTGGAATTTCAAAAACGTTTATTGAGTCTCAAAAGAAGCAGGGATTAATTGAGATTAAAAGGGCAGCTGTACGAAGTGTTGAATTACCTGATTATAATTATTGGCTGGCGCGTGCTTACGAAAAAAATGACAGTATAAGCAAGGCTACATTATTTTATAATAAATTTATCAATGAAAAGAAGGCTGTAACTCAAGAGGAGAAGGAGTTGATTCAAAATGCTCAAAAGAGTCTAGATAATCTCAAAGCAGCCGGGCAATTAAAAAACTATTCCAATTTTGCGAGTATAAAAAATTTGGGTTATCCATTAAATACAGATGCTTCCGAATACGTGCCCTTAGTTCCATCCGATGAATCATTTATGATATTTACCTATCGCGGCAAATTTTCTAAAGGAGGTAAGCAGGATGTAACGGCAGTAATGGGAATAAGTAATGCCAAAGCAGAAGAGAAAATTTATTTTGAAGATGTGTTTATTTCACAAAAAGTAAACGATAGTGTTTGGGGTGAACCAAAGCCCATTAAAAACATCAATACCGCTTTACACGATGCCGCGGTAACGCTATCTGCTGATGGTACTTTGTTGTTTATTTATAAAAATACCGGTAAGGGAAATGGAGATTTGTACTTAAGTAAATTAGTTGGTACTACTTGGAGTGTTCCGGTAATTCAAATCGGATTAAATTCAGAAAAGTGGGATGGAAGCGCGGCTTTTTTTCCTGACAATAATAAAATTGTTTTCTCGAGTGAGCGTAAAGGCGGATTCGGAGGAAAGGATTTGTATATGGCGGAAAAAATCGCGGAAAATACCTGGGGGAATATTGTAAACTTGGGAAGTACAATTAATTCTTCCGCAGATGAAGACGCACCGTTTATTACAGCTGACGGTAAAATTTTATTCTTTGCCAGCAACGGAAAGTTAAGTACGGGTGGTTATGATATTTTACGAAGTGATTTAAGTGAGAAAGGTTGGGGAATTCCATTTAATATCGGAAAGCCGGTGAACACCCCCAATGATGATAAATTTTACATGGTAACTGCCGACTCTAAAAAAGGATATTATTCATCCATGATGCCGGGAGGTTATGGTGAGCAGGATATTTACTGTATTACACCCGGTATTCCCGAAAAACCGGTGAGAGTAGTACAAGTATCAGGGAACATCACCTATAATAATAAACCGGTGGGAGGAAAGCTTGAAGTTAAAAACATAAGTAAGACTGAGGTTAAACCTTTAATCTATTATTCGAACTCGGGTAACGGAAAATTTTTAGCCAATTTAGCCGCGAATGAAGAATATGAGTTGAAGTTTACATACAAGAATTTAGAGCCGCAAACAAAAGTATTAATTACTAAGGGAGTTGATTCAACCAAATATTTAACTGTTATTGCAGATTTTTATTCAGATGCTGTGCTAAAGCAAATGGAAAAGAGTCGCGATAGTATAAACGCCGTAGCATTGGCAGCCAACAAAAAGGTAAACTTCGATGACTTTAGAAGTAAGTATGGTAATTTGGTTTTAGACAGCACCACATATTTTGTGCAGATTGCAGCCTATAAATTCATTGAGAATTACGATTATTCAACTTGTCTGCGTATAGGAATGAAAATCCGTCGTTCTTCCAATGATTTAGTAACCCGTTTTACTGTGGGAAATTATTCAACCTTTAATGAAGCTGAAGAAAAATTGAAAGTTCTGAAGGGGCAGGGAATTAAAGACGCATTCATCATTGTGTTCCATCGCAATAAATACCGTTATCTGGTGGATTTAATTAAAGAGGGTGTATATAAGTAA
- a CDS encoding GyrI-like domain-containing protein — MEFKTITLPKKLFIGLSKEMSFANNQIPELWRSFMPRKKEITNTIGIELYSAEIYPSDFFKAFNPTTPFIKWAAVEVADFDSIPEGMHTLVSPEGQYAVFNYKGTSASAPAFFNKIFTECLPQAGLTVDNRPHFAVMGAKYKNNNPESEEEIWIPVGKV; from the coding sequence ATGGAATTTAAAACGATAACACTCCCAAAAAAATTATTTATTGGCCTGAGCAAAGAAATGAGTTTTGCTAACAATCAAATCCCTGAATTGTGGCGTAGTTTCATGCCAAGAAAAAAAGAAATTACCAATACTATTGGCATCGAGTTATATTCCGCCGAAATTTATCCAAGCGATTTTTTTAAAGCATTTAATCCCACTACTCCATTCATAAAATGGGCAGCGGTTGAAGTTGCTGATTTTGATTCTATTCCAGAAGGCATGCACACTTTAGTTTCTCCGGAAGGACAGTATGCAGTTTTTAATTACAAAGGAACAAGTGCCTCAGCTCCTGCTTTCTTTAATAAAATTTTTACGGAGTGCTTGCCACAAGCGGGACTTACAGTAGATAACCGTCCGCACTTTGCAGTTATGGGTGCCAAATACAAAAACAATAATCCGGAATCGGAAGAAGAGATTTGGATACCGGTAGGAAAAGTCTGA
- a CDS encoding SBBP repeat-containing protein: MKHKLLLSALLLGALATQAQTLQWAHGIGSTGIEEGIAVTTDATGNVYNTGGFMGTVDFDPSSNVANLSNTTGIDIFVSKYDANGNYLWAKQIGGSNLDSKPRAIAVDATGNVYITGFFIGTVDFDPSAASFNMTATNQDIFVCKLDASGNFVWAKAMSGISSEAGQALTLDATGNIYLTGYFNSTVDFDPNAGVANLSNSTGADIFVAKYDNNGNYIWAKQLGGSSSNCYGNGIDVDGSGNVYTVGSFQGNVDFDPSAASAPLGSIGFQDGFISKLDAGGNYVWANRIGGSTSDEILGIDMDASGNIHITGFFEGACDFDPSAGIANLTNSAGLDIFVAKYDINGIYLWAKQIGGSSFDANGKSIKVDASGNVYSSGFFAGTVDFDPSAGTNNLIASGPSGNNNAYVSKLDMNGNFVWAANLGGTGGDIGNCVTVDASGNIITTGNFSGTADFDPYPAIYNLTSAGSTDLFLVKLHPAITLNIQEAAAGFEALVYPNPATSEITIRTAENLESVLVYNLLGELVQQEGTNTFSVEQLPAGIYTLQIKTVKGIGTTRFVKH, from the coding sequence ATGAAACACAAACTACTTTTAAGCGCATTATTACTGGGTGCATTAGCCACTCAGGCGCAAACTTTACAATGGGCACACGGCATTGGTTCAACCGGAATTGAAGAGGGAATTGCTGTAACAACCGACGCTACCGGCAACGTTTATAACACAGGAGGCTTTATGGGCACCGTTGATTTTGATCCAAGCAGCAATGTTGCTAACTTAAGCAACACTACGGGCATCGATATTTTTGTAAGTAAGTACGACGCGAATGGGAATTATCTTTGGGCAAAACAAATTGGCGGAAGTAATTTAGACAGCAAACCTCGCGCTATCGCGGTTGATGCAACAGGTAACGTTTATATTACAGGTTTCTTTATTGGGACTGTTGATTTCGACCCTAGTGCGGCCAGTTTTAATATGACTGCCACCAATCAGGATATTTTTGTTTGCAAGTTAGATGCCTCCGGAAATTTTGTTTGGGCAAAGGCAATGAGTGGCATATCATCAGAAGCAGGACAAGCGCTTACATTAGATGCGACAGGAAACATTTATCTAACCGGTTATTTTAATTCAACTGTTGATTTTGATCCGAATGCAGGTGTAGCTAATTTAAGTAACTCTACAGGCGCAGATATTTTTGTTGCGAAGTACGATAACAATGGAAACTATATTTGGGCAAAACAATTGGGTGGTTCAAGTTCTAACTGTTACGGAAATGGTATAGATGTTGATGGTAGTGGTAATGTTTATACAGTAGGATCGTTTCAAGGAAATGTAGATTTTGATCCGAGTGCCGCAAGCGCTCCACTTGGTTCAATAGGTTTTCAAGATGGTTTTATCAGCAAGTTAGATGCCGGTGGAAATTATGTTTGGGCTAATCGTATCGGCGGCTCAACAAGCGATGAAATTTTAGGTATAGATATGGATGCAAGTGGAAACATTCATATAACCGGTTTCTTTGAAGGAGCTTGCGATTTTGATCCAAGCGCAGGTATTGCCAACTTAACTAATTCTGCCGGTTTAGATATTTTCGTCGCGAAATATGATATTAACGGGATTTATTTATGGGCTAAACAAATTGGAGGAAGCAGTTTTGACGCGAATGGTAAATCAATAAAAGTAGATGCTTCAGGTAATGTTTACTCAAGCGGTTTCTTTGCAGGTACTGTAGATTTTGACCCAAGTGCAGGAACCAATAATTTAATTGCGTCAGGTCCCTCAGGAAATAACAACGCGTATGTTTCTAAATTAGACATGAACGGAAATTTTGTTTGGGCTGCTAATTTAGGTGGCACAGGTGGTGATATCGGCAACTGCGTTACTGTTGATGCAAGCGGGAACATCATTACAACAGGTAATTTCTCAGGCACCGCTGATTTCGATCCATATCCTGCTATTTATAATCTTACATCTGCCGGTTCAACAGATTTGTTTTTAGTAAAACTACATCCTGCCATTACATTAAACATTCAGGAAGCGGCTGCGGGATTTGAAGCTTTAGTTTATCCGAATCCGGCTACAAGTGAAATTACTATCAGAACAGCAGAAAACCTTGAAAGTGTTTTAGTGTATAATTTGTTGGGAGAATTGGTTCAGCAAGAAGGCACAAATACATTCTCAGTTGAACAATTACCTGCGGGAATTTACACCTTACAAATTAAAACCGTAAAAGGAATTGGCACCACACGTTTTGTAAAACATTAA
- a CDS encoding response regulator transcription factor, whose product MIAEIDLQEPEAKSNFTPVSKLRTILIDDEESARDVLENLLLRFCPEVELLAKCENLTKAVEVINQYKPDVVFSDIEMPNYAGYEIVNFFKEINFELIFVTAYDQYAIRAFEVAAIDYLLKPIDIERLKSSVKRVQEKRNVSQQNERLSLLSNTLETKQLKNIVITDKGQQNIVAIHSIIAIEAQESYCVIHTTDKKYVASKNLKHFETVLESLPQFFRVHKSWLVNKNFIKNYSKSDLSIQLSNGLITKLSKYKKAEFEAAILA is encoded by the coding sequence GTGATTGCTGAAATCGACTTGCAGGAACCTGAGGCAAAAAGTAATTTTACACCCGTGAGTAAATTAAGAACCATATTAATTGATGATGAAGAAAGTGCGCGCGATGTGCTCGAAAATTTATTATTACGTTTTTGTCCGGAAGTTGAATTACTCGCCAAATGTGAAAATCTGACGAAAGCGGTAGAAGTGATTAACCAATACAAACCTGATGTTGTTTTTTCAGATATTGAAATGCCCAATTACGCGGGTTATGAAATTGTTAACTTTTTCAAGGAAATAAACTTTGAGCTCATTTTTGTGACGGCTTATGATCAGTATGCTATTCGTGCTTTTGAAGTAGCCGCTATCGATTATTTACTCAAGCCTATTGATATCGAGCGTTTAAAATCGTCGGTGAAACGTGTGCAGGAAAAACGCAATGTTTCACAACAAAATGAAAGACTATCACTGTTAAGCAACACTTTGGAAACAAAGCAACTTAAAAACATTGTCATTACCGATAAAGGTCAGCAAAACATTGTCGCCATTCATAGCATCATCGCCATTGAAGCGCAGGAATCCTATTGCGTGATTCATACCACCGATAAAAAATACGTGGCGAGTAAAAACTTAAAGCATTTTGAGACCGTTTTAGAAAGTTTACCACAGTTTTTTAGGGTACATAAATCCTGGTTGGTAAACAAGAATTTTATTAAAAATTACTCCAAATCCGATTTATCCATTCAGCTTTCCAACGGTTTAATCACCAAGCTTTCCAAATACAAAAAAGCCGAATTTGAAGCCGCTATCCTGGCTTGA